In Tachysurus vachellii isolate PV-2020 chromosome 12, HZAU_Pvac_v1, whole genome shotgun sequence, the DNA window aatCCCATATTTGATTAGAGgtagaaataataatttacttaCTTTAACCCTGTGATCATGTTAAAGATCACAGggttaaagtaaaatattttcagATAATAAGGCTTAAGCACCAAGAACAGAGATAAAAGAGTgtattacagtttattaaaatatacatttccaaaaaaaaaaacaaaaaaacaaacaaacaaaaaaaccaacTGCaattaaacagacaaaatattaaTCAGAAATTGCAGAAATCGACttggaaaaatacaaatataattttaGTGCCCATCAATTTACAAAGATTATGTACAttcttatatactgtacattacaaaTCCTATTTACTGTAGATTTAAAACAATACAAGTCTGTGGTTCTGGTGAAAACTGGAAAAACACCTCTTTATAAAAATCAAGGAAAGTAGATGGTCTATCACTTtcacctttctctctcctttcaaGAAGTTGCTTAGTGTGATGAACTTCATGTTTGAGGTCCTCTAAATTTGACTCAAAGGGCTgagcaaaagcaaacaaacttcCTCGCTTAAGAATGGTGTGCTGTTCAGGTTGAGACACTGGATCCCCTGCATTATTTCACAATTCTTATTTGAAAAATGCCTCTGCAGCTCAGTGTTTGtaaaggttttcattccaaccaagtaGAAGCTACACCCGAGAGTACTGAAAGCCGAGATCAACAAACGTGGATTTaagtgtggcttctgcttgattagaaaacctgcacccacatcagccctttgtggataagattgagCACATATGATGTGGGTATTTGTCTTCAGTCAAATTAAGGAGATCAGGCACTAATGTTGGGTGAGGTGGCCTGGCATGCAGTCATAGTTCCAGTTTTAGTGGGTTTGAGGTCAGGGGTCTATGCAGGATTATCAAGTTCTTCCAACTAACCTTGGCAATTAAGTCTCCATGGATTATTCATGCTGGAAGAGTTTTGGGCCCCTTTGAAAGGAAATCAtaattaaacaaagacaaattaTACTATTAACTGTAATTGTGTGCAATTtttttagtgtgttagtgtttcgGCTTATTGATATGCTAAAAAAGTTTCTCTGTAGGCTCACTTGTCACTGTCTCTTCATgaggggaagaggaggaggcaTGCTGCACATGCAGGTTGTTTGAGTGAGGACAACACCGTTAGTGGAAACACAGGTACTGGATACCATTTGCATCCTCTAAGGAGTCAAAATGGGGATGAGCAGTGCTCTGAGGACATCATGAGGTACAGTAGTAACTGCTAAAATgacagaataacaataataaaagactGAGTTTTTGTTCATAATTGATTATAGATGATCACAATGTGATCTGTGTAGGCatgtttattgacattttatggCAAGATCCTTCTCATACCCGATTGACTAATTCATTCGTCTTCTGTAAATTTTGATTAGGTGCACATAAGCTCTAGAAGAAAACAATCATTCTCTCATAAATATGATTATAATTGATGTTTATTCCTTATATTCTGACTTGTAATATGCTCTTTTACAGAAACCAGCTGTTTTCTGGAACAAAGTCTTTATTAAGTGTGAACCAGGTTGATCATGAAGAGATCAGAGGACTGCCTGACAGAGTTGGTTGGTAGCATTCACAAATAATCATAGtacacattctcattcattaAGATGGAAATAACAGTCAATACTCTGTCTGCAGTTTCTATAAAGACCGACTCAGACATCATTGAGCGGCTCATTGAGAAAAAACAAAGGGACCACACAGAAGCTGTCACTCAGCTTCAGATGGATTTTACTGAGCTCAGTGTGGTATATCACATTCAGTAATGTGagaaaatgaatattataaTCGTTCTATTGTGACTACTTTAATAgctgtctctctgttttgttCAGGGGTTTGAGTCATTGTTAATAGACACTGGAGAAGATTTCCTTCTCAAACTCTCAGAATATGATGAGGAAGTGGAGAGACTGATGCAGAAAACAGAACACAGTGGAGATTTAATAGCCTTCAGCTATCAGGTGATACCATAGTGTGGCATGTCATATTGTCTACACAACAATCTGttggtaataattaataatcatgaTTCTCATTCAGGATCTACATGAGATTTGGACCTCTGTGAGCCATAAATCTGCTATGAGGAGAAATTGTATCCAGGAGTTGGATGAGCTCTTTGTCAAATATGAGAGTGAAAGAGCAGCAGTGGTAGCATATCAAAATGGACTTGTTATTATCATCATGTATAATAAGATTTtacatatctacagtatatactgtataaattgCCTATGTTTTACAGATCACTGCAATCCTaagcaaatacacaaaaaagcTTGAAAAAATCAGTTATGTTATGCCAAGTGATGTCCACAGACTTATTAATAATGAAGCTATGGTAGGTCACTTTGGAATGTTAAAACAATCATGGTTCTATTAAGTGTGCAGTGTTTAACTCTGTGCATTTTTAATAGATGATAAATCAGGCATTACTGGCCAACAGACGAGCTGTTGCAAAATTGCATTTGAACCTGATGGAGAAGAATTTGCAGAAAGAGGTTCAGTGCCACTTCAGATGGGAGACAAATCTTCAgaactggaaaaaaatcaaGGCCGTCGCTGAACTTAGCCAGTTTAAGTAAATCCGTAGCTGGGCAGTGCTCTTAAATTTCATAGCAGGATCAGATCTATAATAAActctatagttttttttttttatatttaaaataatagaaattcaGGGGaaaacactatatacacacttgTTATTCTTTATCTCCAGAGACTTTATGAACAGCCCTGAGACTCAAAACCCTAAAAATGTACAAGAGACTTTAAACACCATGcggacaaaacaaaaagcatacAGCAAACAGCGCCTCAACATCCTGGAGCAAGTCAGGTTAGATAGTTTCATATTGTAGTCAAACACAATGCTTAGCAGTTTAAAATACAGATCAGTTGAAGGTGaacatcatttaaaatgtgaattttttgctctttattttcttttgctacATGAAGAAATATGACCCCACCAAACTGTTCAAAGTCATTAGCTGCTGAATGGTACTCCTCTTTATCTTCGGTGAATGAGCAAATTGGTAAGAATATGCTAATATCCATAAATATAttagttttgtattttcttttcctgaATTTGTGATTTGTATTCCACTTTTTCCAGATTTCACGCACACAGAGACCATGACAAAACTGCATGAATATTATGAGAGTGCCTGGCAAGACTGTTACCTGGAAGTTGGACGCTTTGAGGTTTGCAATCTTTGTGAATGTATGTTTTAGTATTACATTTTATAGTATGAATTAAAAGTAAACTAAAGCTTGCATTATGCACTCATACAGACTAAAGTGTCTAGCTATGGAGTCACCTCAGATGAGATACAGCACATTGTTAATAGTGAGATGGTGCCTCTTATTGGCAAGTGCCAGACTCAAGCAGAGGAGCATTTACAAGCAATGAAAGtaagtttgtatttgtatttattgaaaaggtgcaatttttctgaagacaTGGTGGAATTCTGTTACTGTACATTGCAGAAAACATTTGACGCTTTGTCCAAAACTGCTGCGttcttgagtaagtttttgttCGAGTTTGTGCATGGAGCAGCTAACGTTTGGGAGGTACACAGTGCACATCTGCAGGGGGTAGAGCAGCAGCTGCAGGATTCACTCAAAGAAGTCAGCAAGAACTTTGAAGAAAAGAATCAAGTGAGACTGATACCATTGTCTCCAAACATGTTTGCCTTGagatatagtaaaaaaaaaggtaatgaaCAAGTGAATGTGACATCTGATAATGcagacagatgttttttttttttactgcctaTGCCTTTGGTAGAAAAAAGAGGCTCAGCTGGATGTGATGATGGACAAACTCAGGCAGGAAAGTACAGAAAAGGCCCTCAAAACTAGAATGGAGCAGATCCTTCACCTTTTAGAGGAAATTAAAGAAGGGTAAGCAGAAATTAATCagtttatttctgtgttgtaATCACCATAGCTTAAAGTTACATCAAATGTTTATACTTTTCCAGGTGTACCAATTTCTATAAGCAAGGAGTTCATAGAGTGGAGAGTTATCCTGAAATGGTCCTTAAAGAAATACATGCATACAGCATAGCAGTCAGTCAGTACTTCAAAGTCAATGAAGTATACAGTCAGGTACAGTTTTAGACCATCAGTTAGTCACATTTTAAGTATTAATTATGTCATTGTTTAATCCTGTGTCTGTATACTCTAGGATGCTGAGGAGCTTCAGATACTTTATCCTGCATTTATTCCTAGTGAGTTAGACTTCTTAGTATCAGTAATATTTCAACTGGTCTTATAATATTTTGCCATTTGACCTCTCACtattctgtctttttattaGTTGCATTTCACATATCTTGCATAAAGAAGTCATCACCCTCAGTAAGTCATTGCCCCAGCACTTTCCAGAGTATTATATCTCAAGCACACACTCCTGATTTAGCTAATGCTGTGGTGCATCTTTGTGCACACTTCTTATTAAAAcatgctgtttcttttttctaggAGAATGTTGATTGTTTCTCACAGGATAACAGAGACTCTCAGAACaatgaaacatttactactttaAAGGGAAATGTCTACAGCTGCCCTGTcatacatgatgatgatgatgaagagcaTTTGAATGCTATGGAAGTGGAAGCGGCTTTGTTTCCAAAAAGTCTTATTGTTGAATTGCAAAGAAAGTAAGAGGATTTTTCAAGACAACAAATTAATAATACCTGCTATGTGTTTTTTCACTATCTAAGACTGGTTTGTGTCCCAATGTCAGTGTGAGAGAGGAATTCTTTAATCACCTTGAGGAGAGGAATCAGGAGGTTCTGAATCACACAGTGACCATTGTGGAAGCTAAAAAAGAGAAGCTGAGGTCTGAACTAGACCTCCGCCTCCATCTCCATCAGTCTCGAGCCAAGAGGATTGAAATGGACGTTCACAATGTCCGGGCAGGTGTGTGAATGTCAACAGAATGTCCTTCTGATGTGTGAATATTTGGTTTGTATTTTGAAAGTGTGTATTTCAAAGCTTGTCTATCTGTTTGTAAACTGTCTATGTGGTGTTGCCAGCTGAATTGATCTTGCATCAAGATCGTGTGGATAGACACTGCAACGGTGTTCTACAGGCTCTTGCTGATTTGCGATCTGACTTCAACAGCTTCCAGGTCACACAGCgcgaaataaatgaaaactttcGTACAAAAATCTACAGAATGGAAGACACATTATACACTGCTACCAAGTCTGACATGTAAGTGCTTCTGTgctaataacaatataacatcGCCTCAGTTGTGCACTAATACAgaattttaaatctgttttcttATGTGTGTTTTAACAGGCTGGTAAAACTCAGGGCTTCACTACAAATCACCTTCGATA includes these proteins:
- the LOC132854303 gene encoding coiled-coil domain-containing protein 180-like translates to MTETRVVPSGKIYRQMFDAQAHLSLSLHEGKRRRHAAHAGCLSEDNTVSGNTGTGYHLHPLRSQNGDEQCSEDIMRNQLFSGTKSLLSVNQVDHEEIRGLPDRVVSIKTDSDIIERLIEKKQRDHTEAVTQLQMDFTELSVGFESLLIDTGEDFLLKLSEYDEEVERLMQKTEHSGDLIAFSYQDLHEIWTSVSHKSAMRRNCIQELDELFVKYESERAAVITAILSKYTKKLEKISYVMPSDVHRLINNEAMMINQALLANRRAVAKLHLNLMEKNLQKEVQCHFRWETNLQNWKKIKAVAELSQFKDFMNSPETQNPKNVQETLNTMRTKQKAYSKQRLNILEQVRNMTPPNCSKSLAAEWYSSLSSVNEQIDFTHTETMTKLHEYYESAWQDCYLEVGRFETKVSSYGVTSDEIQHIVNSEMVPLIGKCQTQAEEHLQAMKKTFDALSKTAAFLSKFLFEFVHGAANVWEVHSAHLQGVEQQLQDSLKEVSKNFEEKNQKKEAQLDVMMDKLRQESTEKALKTRMEQILHLLEEIKEGCTNFYKQGVHRVESYPEMVLKEIHAYSIAVSQYFKVNEVYSQDAEELQILYPAFIPIAFHISCIKKSSPSENVDCFSQDNRDSQNNETFTTLKGNVYSCPVIHDDDDEEHLNAMEVEAALFPKSLIVELQRNVREEFFNHLEERNQEVLNHTVTIVEAKKEKLRSELDLRLHLHQSRAKRIEMDVHNVRAAELILHQDRVDRHCNGVLQALADLRSDFNSFQVTQREINENFRTKIYRMEDTLYTATKSDMLVKLRASLQITFDKHINENQELQRQFRQNLEIRLEGLREANAKLMKLFKLFAEGGNFTPEEIEQYRKHLEKMAKCIDTADAALMQDMEGTESKCLDKAKEVISMFEEKLQSLKVDLMFLEKIQRVLTNTQVQIKSEAMKSNTHKKIINTVMNELKERVHAYTQSSLDNRVTSGDIFSSTSSLIGELRKRSQYLDCYLNPSMAVPLPDAPLQGAFAVAARLRSRKQEKGGSPCSDPLLQPSCMGAAFMDDKAVEVIRGLLSISKPQSCQEFSEEFKETNSATVTASVRPSPLPGSGQRSGKNRNLSGLGSLRRKSADSLNSHSVRRMTRPTRFDQRFQVFGPKPDDQKETLTFKGFITNILWEANDLLLQVAEEFYKKKGRQLVSRPQYILESFELCAEDMNKRLLVYQSQSHEYHHGCVQEFCKQLKAIEEIVCDIPKALLTKLRDQHLEDLSKSLSLIRQQFKQTQQQSDQQRRKHRGQLSVRLSHPACEEELNRLVTAEDDRQEEQRKAIENNRLELQACIKKNADEFVTALATLTESLLFQFDNILTVDEIQGGSVEPQRESITKPVRQTQAGTLQEEHDKRHLLARGSRAWPGISYLGTTDGSSVKQQKQKTTTITTAKTTLAQLKVMEVRNALHQNYEQRIMGEFECVQKFRQEQEAEMFHWQEHWREELKTLATLKAE